In Desulfovibrio sp. 86, the following proteins share a genomic window:
- a CDS encoding ABC transporter ATP-binding protein, which yields MSLLQLSNIRVSYGSVEVLHGIDLRVEEGEIVTILGANGAGKSTTLLSISGLVRPSSGEILFDGQDLLRLPSHKVVGLGIAQSPEGRRVFGVMSVLENLRLGAFCIEDKARKERTLEWIFDLFPRLLERKDQLAGTLSGGEQQMLAIGRALMAEPRLLLLDEPSLGLAPLLVRSIFETVRAINKRGVTVLLVEQNARAALKLASRGYVLEVGKVVMEDKAQSLLNNASVREAYLGG from the coding sequence ATGTCCCTGCTGCAACTGTCGAATATACGGGTCAGCTACGGCAGCGTCGAAGTGCTGCACGGCATTGATCTGCGGGTGGAAGAGGGCGAGATCGTCACCATTCTCGGAGCCAACGGCGCTGGCAAAAGCACCACTTTGCTTTCCATCAGCGGACTTGTGCGGCCCTCGTCGGGCGAGATTCTTTTTGACGGGCAGGATTTGCTGCGTCTGCCAAGCCACAAGGTCGTGGGTCTGGGCATTGCCCAGTCGCCCGAAGGGCGGCGGGTTTTCGGCGTCATGAGCGTGCTTGAAAACCTGCGGCTGGGCGCCTTCTGCATTGAGGACAAGGCCCGCAAGGAACGCACCCTTGAATGGATATTCGACCTTTTTCCGCGTCTGCTTGAGCGCAAGGATCAGCTGGCTGGCACGCTTTCGGGCGGCGAGCAGCAGATGCTGGCCATAGGCCGGGCGCTCATGGCCGAACCGCGCCTCCTGCTGCTTGACGAGCCTTCCCTGGGCCTGGCCCCCCTGCTGGTGCGCTCCATCTTTGAGACCGTGCGGGCCATCAACAAGCGCGGCGTCACGGTGCTGCTGGTGGAACAGAACGCCCGGGCCGCCCTCAAGCTGGCATCACGCGGCTATGTGCTGGAAGTGGGCAAGGTCGTTATGGAAGACAAGGCCCAGAGCCTGCTCAACAATGCCAGCGTGCGCGAGGCATACCTGGGCGGATAG
- a CDS encoding DMT family transporter — protein sequence MLQNNTEQGRSQPPAENRQASISEDKGQPPATAEARSGRRRWKRYAVGVFFSVIWSSAFIAGKVVVMEMGPFATLFYRFTLTVLVLLLFCGKKLLGPEGRQAMLPGLLLGLLNNVVYLGLNFSALRYLAASWVVIVVSCAPFMTMAMAALRGQESFDKRKLLGLTVAFAGVVVMVGITGLHEGAGLGLGMAIAATLSFSAGAVLFRGKYDALPLLALNFWMTLCGMLCFAPAAFMTPANPLHITWPALAALLWLVVVSLAGMALWLLLIRTQGPSMAASYNMLNPLSGLALSALLLGTAIGVQDVVGAAAIVAGLYVALRPGHAPQMAQK from the coding sequence ATGCTTCAGAACAATACCGAACAGGGCAGGAGTCAGCCCCCCGCAGAAAACCGTCAGGCCAGCATATCGGAGGATAAAGGCCAACCTCCGGCCACGGCTGAAGCACGCTCCGGCAGACGGCGGTGGAAGCGCTATGCCGTGGGCGTGTTTTTCAGCGTCATATGGAGTTCGGCATTCATCGCGGGCAAGGTGGTCGTGATGGAAATGGGGCCGTTCGCCACCCTGTTTTACCGCTTTACGCTGACCGTACTGGTGCTTCTGCTTTTTTGCGGCAAGAAACTTCTTGGCCCTGAGGGCAGACAGGCCATGCTGCCCGGCCTGCTTCTTGGGCTGCTCAATAACGTGGTCTATCTGGGCCTGAATTTTTCCGCCCTGCGCTATCTGGCCGCTTCATGGGTCGTCATCGTGGTTTCCTGCGCACCCTTCATGACCATGGCCATGGCGGCCCTGCGCGGCCAGGAATCTTTTGACAAAAGAAAACTGCTGGGCCTTACCGTGGCCTTTGCCGGGGTGGTCGTCATGGTGGGCATTACGGGCCTGCACGAAGGCGCGGGGCTTGGGCTTGGCATGGCCATCGCCGCCACCTTGTCCTTTTCGGCTGGCGCGGTGCTGTTTCGCGGCAAGTACGACGCCCTGCCGCTGCTTGCGTTGAACTTCTGGATGACCCTTTGCGGCATGCTCTGCTTTGCCCCCGCCGCCTTCATGACCCCGGCAAACCCTTTGCACATCACCTGGCCCGCGCTGGCCGCGCTGCTGTGGCTGGTAGTGGTCAGTCTGGCGGGCATGGCCCTGTGGCTGCTGCTCATACGCACGCAAGGCCCGTCCATGGCCGCTTCCTACAACATGCTCAACCCCCTTTCGGGACTGGCGCTCTCCGCCCTGCTTCTCGGCACTGCCATTGGCGTTCAGGATGTCGTGGGCGCTGCGGCCATTGTGGCGGGGCTGTACGTGGCCCTGCGTCCGGGGCACGCCCCCCAAATGGCGCAAAAATAG